The following proteins come from a genomic window of Dreissena polymorpha isolate Duluth1 chromosome 1, UMN_Dpol_1.0, whole genome shotgun sequence:
- the LOC127864862 gene encoding uncharacterized protein LOC127864862 — protein sequence MKPTVTEFPFIESWRACVPEVDQQWISKALFTYSSNGHPELDERKLDGFWYDPPKSRTIPNQKPRLDRYFGHRLFLWLPLRLCRMVLTCPFCKVTHLTKQGLYRLTRIVLDIDSFYILATESLHCVKCKKNQIGWSEAILDQLDPATRSTFPVQMMYHSACDTRVIYLLRHRG from the exons ATGAAGCCCACAGTAAcag AATTTCCCTTCATCGAGAGCTGGCGAGCCTGTGTGCCAGAGGTGGACCAACAGTGGATCTCTAAAGCCCTGTTCACTTACAGCAGTAATGGCCACCCTGAGCTGGATGAAAGAAAGCTGGATGGTTTTTGGTATGACCCTCCTAAGTCCCGGACAATACCAAACCAGAAGCCAAGACTTGACAG ATATTTTGGACATCGCCTATTCCTGTGGCTTCCACTGCGGCTATGCAGGATGGTGCTGACCTGTCCCTTCTGCAAGGTTACTCATCTGACCAAGCAGGGCCTGTACCGGCTGACCAGGATAGTGCTAGACATAGATTCATTCTACATTCTAGCCACTGAGAGTTTGCACTGTGTCAAGTGCAAGAAAAATCAGATAGGCTGGAGTGAAGCCATCTTGGATCAGCTGGATCCGGCTACCAGGTCCACGTTTCCGGTACAGATGATGTACCATAGCGCATGTGACACTCGTGTCATATACTTGTTGCGTCACCGAGGCTAA